One part of the Rutidosis leptorrhynchoides isolate AG116_Rl617_1_P2 chromosome 1, CSIRO_AGI_Rlap_v1, whole genome shotgun sequence genome encodes these proteins:
- the LOC139872005 gene encoding coatomer subunit zeta-1-like, whose translation MESCPSVKNILLLDSEGCRVAVKYYSNDWPTNSSKEAFEKSVFTKTQKTNARTEAEIAMFENNIVIYKFAQDLHFFVTGGDEENELIISTVLQGFFDAVGLLLRGNVDKKEALENLDLILLCVDEIVDGGIILETDANVIAGKVASHSVDSGAPLSEQTISQALATAREHLTRSLLNV comes from the exons ATG GAGTCTTGTCCTTCTGTGAAGAACATATTACTTTTGGATTCTGAAGGATGTCGTGTAGCTGTGAAGTACTATTCGAATGATTGGCCGACTAATAGTTCTAAGGAAGCATTTGAGAAGTCTGTGTTTACCAAGACTCAGAAGACAAATGCACGGACAGAAG CGGAGATTGCAATGTTCGAGAACAACATTGTCATCTACAAGTTCGCTCAAGATCTTCACTTTTTTGTAACTGGAGGTGATGAGGAAAACGAGCTCATTATATCCACTGTTCTTCAGGGTTTCTTTGATGCAGTTGGTCTTCTGCTTAG GGGAAATGTGGATAAGAAAGAGGCACTTGAGAATTTGGATCTTATCTTATTGTGTGTTGATGAAATTGTTGATGGCGG AATCATACTGGAAACGGATGCAAATGTCATTGCTGGTAAGGTTGCCAGCCACAGTGTAGATTCTGGAGCTCCTCTCTCCGAGCAG ACAATAAGTCAAGCTTTGGCAACTGCACGTGAACATCTTACAAGATCTCTTCTCAA tgTGTGA